A part of Amycolatopsis lurida genomic DNA contains:
- a CDS encoding 8-amino-7-oxononanoate synthase has translation MTSSGPASQNLPPDQVFDWLDVEAEKRAEAGLVRKLRIRQAQEPELDLAGNDYLGLARDKRVAGAAAAAALRWGAGATGSRLVSGTTEVHAELEHELARFCGTQAALVFSSGFTANLGAVTALSGADSAIVTDKYIHASLIEGCRLSRSDIAAVAHSDPSAFKHALATRRKPRALVVTDSVFSVDGDIAPLEQLAGVCREHGASLLVDDAHGFGVLGEGGRGAVHAAGLSGAPDVVTTITLSKSLGAQGGAVLGPRRVIKHLVDTARSFIFDTGLAPASAAAALAALSALKAEPELAAKVTEAAGNLAMRLKSAGFRVSLPDAAVISVQAPSPESAVAWAAACADQGVRVGCFRPPSVPDGITRLRLTARADLTEADVDRAVAVITAAAPPGATS, from the coding sequence GTGACTTCTTCCGGCCCCGCTTCCCAGAACCTCCCGCCCGACCAGGTCTTCGACTGGCTCGACGTGGAGGCGGAGAAGCGGGCCGAGGCCGGGCTGGTGCGCAAGCTGCGCATCCGGCAGGCGCAGGAACCGGAGCTGGATCTCGCGGGTAACGACTATCTCGGGCTCGCCAGGGACAAGCGCGTCGCCGGTGCCGCGGCCGCGGCCGCGTTGCGCTGGGGTGCCGGGGCCACCGGCTCCCGGCTCGTCTCCGGCACCACCGAGGTCCACGCCGAACTCGAGCACGAACTCGCCCGCTTCTGCGGCACACAGGCCGCGCTGGTCTTCTCGTCCGGCTTCACCGCGAACCTCGGCGCGGTCACCGCGCTGTCCGGCGCGGATTCCGCGATCGTCACGGACAAGTACATCCACGCCTCGCTGATCGAGGGCTGCCGCCTGTCCCGCTCGGACATCGCCGCCGTCGCGCACAGCGACCCGAGCGCCTTCAAACACGCGCTCGCGACCCGCCGCAAGCCGCGCGCGCTCGTCGTCACCGATTCCGTGTTCTCCGTCGACGGCGATATCGCCCCGCTGGAGCAGCTCGCCGGTGTTTGCCGCGAGCACGGCGCTTCACTGCTCGTCGACGACGCGCACGGCTTCGGCGTCCTCGGCGAGGGTGGCCGCGGCGCCGTCCACGCGGCGGGGCTCTCCGGCGCACCGGACGTCGTCACCACGATCACGCTGTCGAAATCCCTTGGCGCACAAGGCGGAGCGGTGCTCGGACCGCGCCGGGTGATCAAGCATCTCGTGGACACCGCGCGCAGTTTCATCTTCGACACCGGCCTCGCGCCCGCGAGTGCCGCCGCCGCGCTGGCCGCCCTCAGCGCGTTGAAGGCCGAGCCCGAGCTGGCGGCCAAGGTGACCGAAGCCGCCGGAAACCTCGCGATGCGGCTGAAATCGGCGGGATTCCGGGTCAGCCTCCCGGACGCCGCGGTGATCTCGGTGCAGGCGCCGTCGCCGGAATCGGCCGTCGCCTGGGCGGCCGCTTGCGCGGATCAGGGCGTGCGGGTCGGCTGCTTCCGCCCGCCGTCCGTGCCCGACGGCATCACCCGGCTGCGCCTGACCGCGCGGGCCGACCTCACCGAAGCCGACGTGGACCGCGCGGTCGCCGTGATCACGGCCGCGGCGCCTCCCGGCGCCACATCGTGA
- a CDS encoding DEAD/DEAH box helicase yields the protein MTVTFNSGHVSPSARQHRSKPRTRPAGDAMLHNDAVESVKATTWAELGLPEPLLRALADAGITTPFPIQSATIPDALAGRDVLGRAQTGSGKTLAFGLAMLTRLNGGRARPKHPRALILVPTRELAMQVADSLTPLAKSLGLWCRTAVGGMAFTRQADALSRGVDLLIATPGRLSDHVRQGTASLSDINFVALDEADQMADMGFMPQVREILDLTPARGQRLLFSATLDGDVDRLVRAYLTDPVTHSVAPSTASVTTMDHHVFQVSHQDKQDIITEIGAREGRTIMFVRTKHHVDRLTERLREKGVHAAALHGGKTQGQRNRVLSDFKEGYAPVLVATDVAARGIHVDDISLVLHVDPAADHKDYLHRAGRTARAGASGVVVTLVTHDQRRMVRRMTDRAGVRAEQTTVRPGDAELARITGAQQPSGEPVVERRRESPRRGGGRGYGGGDRGGYQGSREGHGHREGGRPGGFRGRPRRGESGGGSGRPQRPGNGRPRRSYDS from the coding sequence GTGACAGTCACGTTCAACTCCGGCCACGTCTCACCGTCGGCGCGTCAGCACCGCAGCAAGCCGCGCACCCGCCCCGCGGGTGACGCGATGCTGCACAACGACGCCGTCGAGAGTGTCAAGGCCACCACCTGGGCGGAGCTCGGGCTTCCCGAGCCGCTGCTGCGGGCACTGGCCGACGCCGGTATCACCACCCCCTTCCCGATCCAGTCGGCGACCATCCCCGACGCGCTCGCCGGCCGCGACGTGCTCGGTCGCGCCCAGACCGGTTCCGGCAAGACCCTGGCCTTCGGCCTCGCGATGCTGACCCGGCTCAACGGCGGCCGCGCCCGGCCGAAGCACCCGCGTGCGCTGATCCTGGTCCCGACCCGCGAGCTGGCCATGCAGGTCGCCGACTCGCTGACCCCGCTGGCCAAGTCGCTCGGCCTGTGGTGCCGCACCGCCGTCGGCGGGATGGCCTTCACCCGCCAGGCCGACGCGCTTTCCCGCGGCGTCGACCTGCTGATCGCCACCCCCGGCCGGCTGTCGGACCACGTCCGCCAGGGCACCGCGTCGCTGTCGGACATCAACTTCGTCGCGCTCGACGAGGCCGACCAGATGGCCGACATGGGCTTCATGCCGCAGGTCCGCGAGATCCTCGACCTGACCCCGGCCCGCGGCCAGCGCCTGCTGTTCTCGGCCACCCTCGACGGTGACGTCGACAGGCTGGTCCGCGCGTACCTGACCGACCCGGTCACGCATTCGGTCGCCCCGTCGACCGCGAGCGTCACCACCATGGACCACCACGTGTTCCAGGTGTCGCACCAGGACAAGCAGGACATCATCACCGAGATCGGCGCCCGTGAGGGCCGCACGATCATGTTCGTCCGCACCAAGCACCACGTGGACCGCCTCACCGAGCGCCTGCGCGAGAAGGGCGTCCACGCGGCCGCTCTGCACGGCGGCAAGACCCAGGGCCAGCGCAACCGCGTCCTCTCGGACTTCAAGGAGGGCTACGCGCCCGTCCTCGTCGCCACGGACGTCGCCGCGCGCGGCATCCACGTCGACGACATCTCGCTGGTGCTGCACGTCGACCCTGCCGCCGACCACAAGGACTACCTGCACCGCGCCGGCCGCACCGCGCGCGCCGGGGCGTCCGGTGTCGTGGTCACGCTGGTCACCCACGACCAGCGCCGCATGGTGCGCCGGATGACCGACCGCGCCGGTGTCCGCGCCGAGCAGACCACGGTCCGCCCGGGCGACGCCGAGCTCGCCCGGATCACCGGTGCGCAGCAGCCCAGTGGCGAGCCGGTCGTCGAGCGTCGTCGTGAGTCCCCGCGTCGCGGCGGTGGCCGTGGCTACGGTGGCGGCGACCGCGGCGGTTACCAGGGCTCGCGCGAGGGACACGGTCACCGCGAAGGCGGCCGTCCCGGTGGCTTCCGCGGCCGCCCGCGTCGTGGCGAGTCCGGTGGCGGCAGCGGCCGGCCGCAGCGTCCGGGCAACGGCCGCCCGCGTCGCAGCTACGACAGCTGA
- a CDS encoding M15 family metallopeptidase, whose amino-acid sequence MTSAPAETSSAATTPHTSTPPPAPVWQVGAKPLPLRRDGFGQILPTPPVLANRSLPTADLLPPPAGNRFSGTVNPVPADVLARSTWQAGCPVSTGELRYLTLSFWGFDGRAHTGEMLVNASAANAVVTVFGQLFAAKFPIEEMRVTAPAELTAPPTGDGNNTNAFVCRPARGQTNWSAHAYGLAIDVNPFCNPYTKGDLVLPELASAYLDREGRRPGMITAGDPTVAAFSAIGWTWGGTWTTPKDRMHFSANGR is encoded by the coding sequence GTGACCAGCGCGCCCGCCGAAACCTCTTCGGCGGCAACGACTCCGCACACCTCCACCCCGCCGCCCGCCCCCGTCTGGCAGGTCGGCGCGAAGCCACTTCCCTTACGCCGTGACGGTTTCGGGCAAATCCTCCCCACTCCTCCCGTACTGGCGAACCGTTCCCTGCCGACGGCCGACCTGCTTCCGCCGCCTGCCGGGAACCGGTTCTCCGGTACGGTGAATCCCGTTCCCGCCGACGTGCTCGCCCGCAGCACCTGGCAGGCGGGCTGTCCCGTTTCGACGGGCGAACTGCGCTATCTCACGCTCTCGTTCTGGGGTTTCGACGGCCGCGCGCACACCGGGGAAATGCTCGTGAACGCGTCGGCGGCGAACGCCGTCGTCACCGTATTCGGGCAGTTGTTCGCCGCGAAGTTCCCGATCGAGGAAATGCGCGTGACCGCTCCCGCCGAACTCACCGCTCCCCCGACGGGTGACGGGAACAACACCAACGCCTTTGTCTGCCGTCCGGCGCGCGGCCAGACCAACTGGTCCGCGCACGCCTACGGGCTGGCGATCGACGTCAACCCCTTCTGCAATCCGTACACCAAGGGCGACCTCGTACTGCCCGAGCTCGCGTCGGCGTACCTCGACCGCGAAGGCCGGCGGCCGGGGATGATCACCGCCGGGGACCCGACCGTGGCCGCCTTCTCCGCGATCGGCTGGACCTGGGGCGGCACCTGGACGACGCCGAAGGACCGGATGCACTTCAGCGCCAACGGGCGCTGA
- a CDS encoding serine protein kinase RIO, which translates to MRKHDLEESYEQRPRRSRRARFDDEPAPERGGRLTEAERVRLARLREDAYTETAIPDGADRWSTWGEAEQGPLPRPDWVITELAAVDTELGVLKTGKEADVHLVRRSLPGTEGVVLAAKRYRSGEHRLFHRDAGYLEGRRMRRSREMRAMESRSSFGRNLIAEQWAVAEFGALSRLWAVGAPVPYPVQRDGTELLLEFLGDGETAAPRLAQVRPEPEQLRELWFQTSAMLELLASQGLAHGDLSAYNLLVHRERIMVIDLPQVVDIVANPGGLEFLARDVRNIATWFHSRGLPERLTAVPELIEELKEIAGLR; encoded by the coding sequence GTGCGCAAGCACGATCTCGAAGAGTCCTACGAACAACGTCCTCGCCGTTCCCGTCGTGCCCGTTTCGACGACGAGCCCGCACCCGAGCGCGGCGGACGGCTCACCGAAGCCGAACGCGTCCGGCTCGCCCGGCTGCGTGAGGACGCCTACACCGAAACCGCCATCCCCGACGGCGCCGACCGCTGGAGCACGTGGGGAGAAGCGGAGCAGGGGCCGCTGCCACGCCCGGACTGGGTGATCACCGAACTCGCGGCGGTGGACACCGAACTCGGCGTCCTCAAGACCGGCAAGGAGGCGGACGTCCACCTCGTCCGGCGCAGCCTGCCCGGCACCGAGGGCGTCGTGCTCGCCGCCAAGCGGTATCGCAGCGGCGAGCACCGGTTGTTCCATCGCGACGCCGGTTACCTCGAAGGCAGGCGGATGCGCCGGTCGCGCGAGATGCGGGCGATGGAGTCGCGCAGCAGCTTCGGCCGCAACCTGATCGCCGAGCAGTGGGCCGTGGCCGAATTCGGCGCGCTGAGCAGGCTTTGGGCGGTCGGCGCGCCCGTGCCGTACCCGGTGCAGCGCGACGGCACCGAGTTGCTGCTGGAATTCCTCGGCGACGGCGAGACGGCCGCGCCGCGACTGGCACAGGTCCGCCCGGAGCCCGAGCAGTTGCGGGAACTGTGGTTCCAGACCTCGGCGATGCTGGAACTGCTGGCGTCGCAGGGGCTCGCGCACGGCGACCTCTCGGCGTACAACCTGCTCGTCCACCGTGAGCGGATCATGGTGATCGATCTGCCGCAGGTGGTCGACATCGTGGCCAATCCGGGCGGGCTGGAGTTCCTCGCGCGGGACGTGCGGAACATCGCGACGTGGTTCCACTCGCGGGGGCTGCCGGAGCGGCTCACGGCGGTTCCGGAGCTGATCGAGGAGCTGAAGGAGATCGCCGGTCTTCGGTGA
- a CDS encoding S1 family peptidase, producing the protein MPKKSRRTLLLAVGAVLATAVMVPVAVNSASADDSSVSGPDQAAQPRIVGGGKASVSQYPYAVYLADRSGNQYCGAVIVSSTTVATAAHCAVAVKRADVRVVAGRDDKRSQDGVELRVSRVWVSPDYSGEPGKGDDIAVMTVSGQLPYRPAKVADDGDAGLYEEGTKATVLGWGRVAEGGARSDYLRSAVVPVVSDKTCRTAYSGYDPSDMVCAGYPEGGIDACQGDSGGPLVVGDTLIGIVSFGDGCAKAGKPGVYTRVSHFANEISQQKSRGLIG; encoded by the coding sequence ATGCCCAAGAAGTCACGTCGCACCCTGCTGCTCGCGGTCGGAGCGGTGCTCGCGACGGCCGTGATGGTGCCGGTCGCGGTCAACAGCGCGTCGGCGGACGACAGCTCGGTGAGCGGGCCGGACCAGGCGGCACAGCCGAGGATCGTGGGCGGCGGCAAGGCTTCGGTCTCGCAGTACCCGTACGCGGTCTACCTGGCCGATCGGAGCGGCAACCAGTACTGCGGCGCGGTGATCGTCAGCTCCACGACGGTCGCGACGGCGGCGCACTGCGCTGTCGCGGTCAAACGCGCCGATGTCCGCGTAGTGGCGGGGCGGGACGACAAGCGCTCCCAGGACGGTGTGGAACTGCGCGTTTCGCGGGTCTGGGTCAGCCCCGACTACAGCGGCGAGCCCGGCAAGGGTGACGACATCGCGGTGATGACGGTCAGCGGCCAGCTTCCGTACCGGCCCGCGAAGGTCGCGGACGACGGCGACGCCGGCCTGTACGAGGAGGGCACGAAGGCGACCGTCCTCGGCTGGGGCCGGGTCGCCGAGGGCGGCGCGCGGTCGGACTACCTGCGCAGCGCGGTCGTCCCGGTGGTCAGCGACAAGACCTGCCGCACCGCGTACTCGGGCTACGACCCGAGCGACATGGTGTGCGCCGGCTACCCCGAAGGCGGCATCGACGCCTGCCAGGGCGATTCGGGTGGACCGCTCGTGGTCGGCGACACGCTGATCGGGATCGTGTCGTTCGGCGATGGCTGCGCGAAGGCGGGCAAACCCGGCGTTTACACCCGTGTCTCCCACTTCGCGAACGAGATCTCCCAGCAGAAGAGCCGGGGCCTGATCGGCTGA
- a CDS encoding ATP-binding protein, whose protein sequence is MLVGREAELRELLDGAMRSPSVLMLEGEAGVGKTRLAAELLACPELGGRPVLTGTCQPLREPFPYGVVFDALKDVRPSRDLNPVTGVLAPYLPELAAFLPEPPPRLGDPRAERHRLFRAVRELLGSLGPHVLLIEDLHWADDGSRRLLRFLMTDPPTGLTLLLTYRREETPGGIPLGSAYRPAPGTAHALVTLRPLDRDGVQAMVSALLGEANVSAEFAARLHERTAGIPFVVEEIVRAIGGVEGAVHADGATARHLLDTVEVPALLREATVELLVALPPAARRIAEAAAVLATPSTSDLLAAAAALTPERARRALVLALERNVLVETGEGTYGFRHAFAQQAAYRTIPGPDRQELHRRAARLLRDRLPQSLVRLAEHCRKAGDRAGALKYGEAAADQASAVGDLATATDLLRTLLDEPGLQPSDVDRLAVKFSSVACNGLAQTEVVPALERLLTDGRLSGRLSGEVRLGLGLLLVRQAGGLEAARTEIEIAVNDLADRPDLAGRGMGVLAQPWVGATPLREHRRWMDRVDGLIEQATDRRLQIILLANNVASRLHIGDARGWDMLDRAPTSVGSADEQRHLARLHCNSADACAWTGHHRRARSLLHSGMQLAADCGAPYVVSTARATAVHTDWLTGNWDGLAERACALIDEYRDLLPVTSELCLVLGLLAAARGEWDEAAARFAGTAADQPENAFTPVAIAAHAGMAGMLLAQDLGEAAVAQAEKGLELLRAKGVWAWGADLLMAAVDAYCATGRDAEAQALTDEFERRIGDLDAPSTRAALAANRGLVAASRGEHAEAIEAFEDARTRFEALPAPYHAALIAERATRCRLARDEDVAETFAALAETFDHLGATRDAARCRHAFRSTGAVAPSRRGRRGYGDELSPRERDVARLLAAGHTNREIAEVLFLSRRTVEQHVASVLRKLKVRSRSELAGLRSA, encoded by the coding sequence GTGCTCGTCGGCCGCGAGGCGGAACTACGCGAACTCCTCGACGGCGCGATGCGCTCGCCGTCGGTGCTCATGCTCGAAGGCGAAGCGGGGGTGGGCAAGACCCGGCTCGCCGCCGAACTGCTGGCCTGCCCCGAACTGGGCGGGCGTCCGGTCCTCACCGGAACCTGCCAGCCGCTGCGAGAGCCTTTCCCCTACGGCGTGGTCTTCGACGCGCTGAAGGACGTCCGGCCGTCGCGTGACCTCAACCCCGTGACCGGTGTCCTCGCGCCCTATCTGCCGGAACTCGCGGCCTTCCTTCCGGAGCCGCCGCCCCGGCTCGGCGATCCGAGGGCCGAACGACACCGGCTCTTCCGCGCCGTCCGGGAGCTGCTCGGCTCGCTGGGCCCGCATGTCCTTCTCATCGAAGACCTCCATTGGGCGGACGACGGATCCCGCCGCCTGCTGCGGTTCCTGATGACCGATCCGCCAACGGGCCTGACCCTCCTGCTCACCTATCGGCGTGAAGAGACGCCCGGCGGCATCCCGCTCGGCAGCGCCTACCGCCCGGCGCCCGGCACCGCGCACGCGCTCGTGACACTCCGGCCCTTGGACCGCGACGGCGTCCAAGCGATGGTGTCGGCACTGCTCGGCGAAGCGAACGTGTCCGCCGAGTTCGCCGCACGGTTGCACGAGCGGACCGCGGGGATCCCGTTCGTGGTCGAGGAGATCGTGCGCGCGATCGGCGGCGTCGAGGGCGCGGTGCACGCCGACGGCGCGACCGCGCGGCACCTGCTCGACACGGTCGAAGTCCCTGCGCTGCTGCGGGAAGCCACGGTCGAACTCCTCGTCGCGCTGCCGCCGGCCGCCCGGCGGATCGCCGAAGCCGCCGCGGTCCTCGCCACGCCGTCCACTTCGGACCTGCTGGCCGCCGCGGCCGCGCTCACCCCCGAACGCGCCCGCCGCGCGCTCGTCCTCGCGCTGGAACGCAACGTCCTGGTGGAGACCGGTGAGGGCACGTACGGCTTCCGGCACGCCTTCGCCCAGCAGGCCGCGTACCGCACCATCCCCGGCCCCGATCGCCAGGAACTGCACCGGCGGGCAGCGCGGCTGCTGCGCGACCGCCTCCCGCAATCCCTGGTGCGGCTGGCCGAGCACTGCCGCAAGGCGGGTGACCGGGCGGGCGCCCTGAAGTACGGCGAAGCGGCCGCGGATCAGGCGTCGGCGGTCGGTGATCTCGCGACCGCGACGGATCTGCTCCGCACCCTGCTCGACGAACCCGGCCTGCAACCGTCCGATGTGGACAGACTGGCGGTCAAGTTCAGTTCGGTGGCGTGCAACGGCCTCGCGCAGACCGAGGTCGTCCCGGCGCTGGAGCGGCTGCTCACCGACGGCAGGCTGTCCGGCCGCCTGAGCGGCGAGGTCCGGCTGGGGCTCGGGCTCCTGCTGGTGCGCCAGGCGGGCGGTCTGGAGGCCGCGAGGACCGAGATCGAGATCGCCGTCAACGACCTCGCCGACCGGCCCGACCTGGCCGGACGCGGGATGGGCGTGCTCGCGCAGCCGTGGGTCGGCGCGACCCCGCTGCGGGAGCACCGGCGCTGGATGGACCGGGTGGACGGGCTCATCGAGCAGGCGACCGACCGGCGGCTGCAGATCATCCTGCTGGCCAACAACGTGGCGTCGCGGCTGCACATCGGGGACGCGCGCGGCTGGGACATGCTGGACCGGGCGCCCACCAGCGTCGGTTCCGCCGACGAACAGCGGCATCTGGCGCGGCTGCACTGCAACAGCGCCGACGCCTGCGCCTGGACCGGCCACCATCGGCGGGCGAGAAGCCTGTTGCACAGCGGAATGCAGCTGGCCGCCGACTGCGGGGCGCCGTACGTCGTCAGCACCGCCCGCGCGACGGCCGTCCACACCGATTGGCTCACCGGGAACTGGGACGGCCTGGCCGAACGGGCCTGCGCGCTGATCGACGAGTACCGGGACCTCCTGCCCGTGACCAGTGAGCTGTGCCTGGTCCTCGGGCTGCTCGCCGCCGCCCGCGGCGAATGGGACGAGGCCGCCGCCCGGTTCGCCGGCACCGCGGCGGACCAGCCGGAGAACGCGTTCACCCCGGTCGCGATCGCCGCGCACGCCGGGATGGCGGGCATGCTGCTCGCGCAGGATCTCGGCGAGGCCGCCGTCGCGCAGGCCGAAAAGGGACTGGAACTCTTGCGCGCCAAGGGTGTCTGGGCCTGGGGTGCCGATCTGCTGATGGCCGCCGTCGACGCGTACTGCGCCACCGGACGGGACGCCGAGGCGCAAGCGCTGACCGACGAGTTCGAACGGCGGATCGGCGACCTCGACGCGCCGTCGACCCGGGCGGCGCTGGCCGCGAACCGCGGGCTCGTCGCGGCGTCCCGGGGCGAGCACGCGGAGGCGATCGAGGCCTTCGAGGACGCCAGGACCCGGTTCGAAGCCCTTCCCGCGCCGTATCACGCGGCGCTGATCGCCGAACGGGCCACGCGCTGCCGTCTGGCCCGCGACGAGGACGTCGCCGAGACCTTCGCGGCGCTCGCGGAGACCTTCGACCACCTCGGCGCCACCCGCGACGCCGCGCGCTGCCGCCACGCCTTCCGGTCCACCGGCGCGGTCGCCCCGTCGCGACGTGGCCGCCGCGGATACGGCGACGAGCTGTCCCCCCGCGAGCGCGACGTCGCCCGCCTGCTGGCCGCCGGGCACACCAACCGGGAGATCGCCGAGGTGCTGTTCCTGTCCCGGCGCACGGTGGAACAGCACGTCGCGAGTGTCCTGCGGAAGCTGAAGGTGCGGTCGCGGAGCGAGCTGGCGGGCCTGCGGTCGGCTTAG
- a CDS encoding GNAT family N-acetyltransferase: MGVSTDTPIIETSSFPLSVAGDEITAAQLHGILRLRVDVFVVEQNCAYHEIDGRDLLPGTRHLWIGGSVAVDSYLRVLQDAGGTFRIGRVCTAVRSRGKGLAGRLMETALAGIGDAPCVLDAQTYATDFYAKYGFVVEGEEFMEDGIPHLTMWRREAPRP; this comes from the coding sequence GTGGGCGTGAGCACCGACACCCCGATCATCGAGACCTCGTCGTTCCCGCTGTCCGTCGCCGGTGACGAGATCACCGCCGCGCAGCTGCACGGCATCCTCCGCTTGCGCGTGGACGTCTTCGTCGTCGAACAGAACTGCGCCTATCACGAGATCGACGGGCGCGACCTCCTGCCAGGGACACGGCACCTCTGGATCGGGGGTTCCGTCGCCGTCGACTCGTACCTGCGGGTGCTGCAGGACGCGGGCGGCACCTTCCGCATCGGCAGGGTGTGCACGGCCGTCCGCTCACGCGGCAAAGGTCTGGCGGGACGGCTGATGGAAACCGCGCTCGCGGGGATCGGGGACGCGCCGTGCGTCCTCGACGCGCAGACGTACGCGACGGATTTCTACGCCAAGTACGGCTTCGTGGTCGAAGGCGAAGAGTTCATGGAAGACGGGATCCCGCACCTCACGATGTGGCGCCGGGAGGCGCCGCGGCCGTGA
- a CDS encoding mycothione reductase, producing the protein MPHYDLVIVGTGSGNSILDPRFADWNTAIVEKGTFGGTCLNVGCIPTKMFVHAANVAATPATSSKFGVDEELTGVRWRDVRDRIFGRIDPIAAGGREYRVQHEDNQNVTVYEGEGRFTGHKELQVTYSDGRPPETITADKFVLAAGGRPVVPDIPGLAETGYHTSDTVMRLDELPSSIVILGGGYIAAEFAHVFASFGVNVTVVNRSGALLRSEDDDVSARFTELASQRFDVRLDRKTVRARKTASGVALDLEGPEGAETVEADVLLVATGRTPNSDLLDVAATGVTTGERGHVVVDEYQQTVVDGIYALGDISSVFELKHVANHEQRVVQHNLLHPDERIEADHRFVPHAVFTSPQVASVGLTEREARERGVSYVTSHQDYAGIAYGWAMEDTTGFAKLLADPATGQLLGAHIIGPQASSVIQPLIQAMSFGLDAKSMARGQYWIHPAMPELVENALLNLPLD; encoded by the coding sequence GTGCCCCACTACGACCTGGTGATCGTCGGTACCGGATCGGGTAACTCGATCCTCGACCCGCGTTTCGCGGACTGGAACACGGCGATCGTGGAGAAGGGCACGTTCGGTGGGACCTGCCTGAACGTGGGCTGCATCCCGACGAAGATGTTCGTGCACGCCGCCAACGTCGCGGCCACGCCCGCGACGTCGTCGAAATTCGGCGTCGACGAGGAGCTGACCGGGGTCCGCTGGCGCGACGTCCGCGACCGGATCTTCGGGCGGATCGACCCGATCGCCGCCGGCGGCCGCGAGTACCGCGTCCAGCACGAGGACAACCAGAACGTCACCGTGTACGAGGGCGAAGGCCGCTTCACCGGTCACAAGGAACTTCAGGTCACCTACTCCGACGGCCGTCCGCCGGAGACCATCACCGCCGACAAGTTCGTGCTCGCCGCGGGCGGGCGCCCGGTCGTCCCGGACATCCCCGGGCTCGCCGAGACCGGCTACCACACCTCCGACACGGTGATGCGGCTCGACGAGCTGCCGTCGAGCATCGTGATCCTGGGCGGCGGGTACATCGCGGCCGAGTTCGCGCACGTCTTCGCCTCGTTCGGGGTGAACGTGACCGTGGTCAACCGGTCCGGTGCGCTGCTGCGCTCCGAGGACGACGACGTCAGCGCCCGGTTCACCGAATTGGCCTCGCAGCGGTTCGACGTCCGGCTCGACCGGAAGACCGTCCGCGCGCGCAAGACCGCGTCGGGTGTGGCTTTGGACCTGGAGGGCCCCGAAGGCGCCGAGACCGTCGAGGCCGACGTGCTCCTGGTCGCGACCGGCCGCACCCCGAACTCCGACCTCCTCGACGTCGCCGCCACCGGCGTGACCACGGGCGAGCGCGGACACGTGGTGGTCGACGAATACCAGCAGACCGTGGTCGACGGGATCTACGCGCTCGGCGACATCTCGTCGGTCTTCGAGCTGAAGCACGTCGCGAACCACGAGCAGCGCGTCGTGCAGCACAACCTGCTGCACCCGGACGAGCGGATCGAGGCCGACCACCGGTTCGTCCCGCACGCGGTGTTCACCTCGCCGCAGGTCGCTTCGGTCGGGCTGACCGAACGCGAGGCGCGCGAGCGTGGCGTGTCGTACGTGACGTCGCACCAGGACTACGCGGGCATCGCCTACGGCTGGGCGATGGAGGACACCACCGGTTTCGCGAAGCTGCTCGCCGACCCGGCCACCGGGCAGCTGCTGGGCGCGCACATCATCGGGCCGCAGGCGTCTTCGGTGATCCAGCCGCTGATCCAGGCGATGAGCTTCGGTCTCGACGCGAAGAGCATGGCGCGCGGGCAGTACTGGATCCACCCGGCGATGCCGGAACTGGTCGAGAACGCGCTGCTGAACCTGCCTCTGGACTGA